The DNA sequence GTGTGATATCATCCTGTAAACAGGTGACACTCAAAACCATTAATGATTTTGCAATGCAGAGCATTTCATAGGCATTTTCAAATTCAAGCTGACGAACTAAATACGCAGTTTTATTAGTTTTGCTTGATGCTTCAATAGTTTGTTCTGAATATGAATCCATATCATCATGTATTTTAATTGCTTTAAAAACTGATAGTTCCTCATTGAAAAGAAATTGGATATCCTTGATGAACAATCCCAATTTTTGTGATAATTGGTCCAGTTCTTTTTCTGTTATCTTGTAGTTGTGGCTATATCTAGCAGAAGAATAGGCATCTTCCAATACATCCAACATTCTGGTTTCTGCATCTGATTCCACTAGAAAAATACTTTCTAATTTATGTACTGATTTCAGAACATAGTTTTGATGGTTCTTGATGCTATGACATATCTTAATCCTACCACATATAAATTTTTCTAAAATTCTATAGCCTTGCTCAAATGCTTGATGCATCATAAATGCACTTTGCGACAAATGGTTTTGTGTTCTGAAATAACATATCCCCTTCTTAAATGACTTCACTCTAGACATATCCCTTTTGAAATCTTGCTTTATTTTTTCAACTAGTTTGTTTGAATCTTGGCTAGGATAGTTCCAAATTAATGTATCTTGGAGTGTTTTATATACTAAGTTATTTTTATGACAGTTATTTACAAAATACAGATTCCCTTGCTGCAATTCAAGATTAGCATAGCTGAATGGAAAAACTTGGTAACTAAAATTTTCGTTATTCAAAAATATACTGTCAAGAACAGGTCTTATATCTTCAACATTATCTTTTTGAGAAACTTTCGTTATAATATTCAATCTATTTATAAACGACTGATGGGAAACACCTTTATTTAAATAAATGCGCTCAACTTCGATAACCTCTACTATTTTAGCTATGATTTCATTAAGCTCATTTGGGTCTTCCTCTGTTTGGTGTTCGATGCTTGTAGTTTTCATGGTCTTCTCTTTTCCATAAAATAACATTCCTTTTTCTGTGTACCCAACCACAACAAGTTGTAATTTACCTTTTCATAGTTGTTTTTTACTTGTGTTTTTATTGGATTTATTACTATATTTGAAATATGGAAACAGCTACAAAACCAAATCATATCGGACGTAAAATAAGCCGTATTCGTGAACTTAGAGGCATGAAACAGGAAGCACTTGCTGATGCACTAAACATTAGCCAACAGGCAGTTTCGAAAATTGAACAGTCTCCTGATATTGAGGATGATAAATTAGAGCAGATTGCTAAGGCACTTGGAGTGACATCAGAAGCTATTAAAAATTATAGTGATGAAGCAGTATTTAACTACTTCAGTAATTTTTATGATAACAGTACTGGTCAAGTTTATAATAATAATTGCACATTCAATCCACTAGATAAGCTAATGGAATCTCACGATGAAAACAAAAAACTCTATGAACGCCTGTTACAAGCTGAACAAGATAAAATCACTTATTTAGAAAAGCTATTGAAAGAAAAATAAAATTACTTAGTAAAAATACTTTTGAAAAAGGAATCATTTTGAAATGATTCCCTTTTTTATGCTTTTAACTTTGGTAAATCTTGGTTTAAGATTTCAATTGGAACAGTTGTCTGACCTCAAGATGAATCCGTTCAAAGTTCGCCTGTATCTCTGCATCATTATAGCAATGGATCGGTGGTGGTAATGCCCTGGTAATATTTGGCATTTTAAACTGAACCTTTCGGTCTTTGCCATCTGCAAAAGAGATAAATTCCCCTTCCTTTAACCGAAAGAACACATCCGAACGTATTTTGCTGACCTCCTTTTCCCCCGTGCTGATCCTGGAATCAAAGTCCAGGCTATTTTGACTCTTGCTAATCGTGGTCGTTGGTCTTTTGACAATTTCAAAGAAGCGTTCATAATACTTGGCGGTATCGGGGTCATTGGCCTTTCCAAAGAACTGATAGGATAAATTACTTAATATGGCACGGCTTGCTTTATCCCCATACATCATATCGTTTTGGGTCTTGTCCTGCATCACATAGACCGTAGAGATATCATAGCTCCGTAAGGTTGCCGGGATTCGGTGCATATTGAGCAGCCTGATAGTGGGGGCTTCTTCCATAAGGATAAAAGAAGATTCCCGATGTCGTATACTCATTTGTTTTGTCATGGTATGGATAATGGTGGCAATCACTGGTGAGTAAGCGGTTTCAAATTTGGGATTGTTGACGATGGACACCACGGCTGGGTTTTTAGGGTTATTGATATCCAAGGGCACTTCATCTGCTGAAAGCGTCATAAAGATGCGTTGGGTGCTGATTTTTTTTAAGGCATTCGCCAATGTGCTCATCACCCCTGCCGTTTGGCGTTCGGAATCCCTTCCTGAAATAAAAGCATTCGCCATAGCCTTAGAGGTATAATCGGAACTCAAAAAATCAATGAGACTATCGGTATCCAAATATTGATAGGTAGCGATTAAATGGGGAAGCGTGCAATACTTGGGGTGGGCGGTCTTCAATTTCCAGATAAGTCCTCCCAATAATCCTTCCACGGCATCATTAAAAAACTTGGAAGACCCTGAGGCGATGGATTCCCTTTGTTCCAATAGGTTTTCCAAGAGTACCCGTGATACTTCATTGACACTTTCCTCGTCTTCCACATATCTTGGGGCAATGGGATTCACCTTGGCATAGATATCATCAAAGGAAATGATATGGAAAGGACGGTTGGATTCCTTATATAGAGGGTACGCCATTTCGGTAATCTCAAAATGTTTATAATCGTGGATAAGACCGCAAAATTGATACTGCTGAAAATGCTTTAACATATTATAGACCACTGATTCGGTCTTGCCACTACCAGCAGACCCAATAACGGAGGCACCCCTACGGATGTTTCGGAGTTTTATAGTGCCATTCTTTACCTTGATTTTCATGAAATATTTTCGCTGTGTTTTAGGCTGCTCCCAAACTGGGCGAATCCAAACAAACAGGATATTTTTGATAATTATTAGGGGCAAGAACCAATAGCCCAATAGAGCCATGAGCTTGTCAGGATGTTGGAGGTAAAGTAAATAACCTATCATGAATAGGCCTAGGGCATGGAAGCCATAAGCGAACCGCATATAACGGTAACCAATAGCCATCAAGGCAATTAATGAGCTATAGATACTGATTATTAAAACTGGTGTTGTCATTGGATTGTTTTTTTAAATGCCGATGGAGCTTGCGTTTTTTGCAACATCAATCGTTTTTTTTAATTGTTTGAAGGCTTTCAGTGCCAATTGCACTTGGTTGGTGGGAATGTTCAGGTTGGGGACGTGTATACCCGCTTTGCCCATCATCTTAAAGGCGGCACTTTTTTCATTGGTTGGGAGTGACATCAGGTGCGCATAGAACTTGTAAGGTTCTTTGTTGTACATTTTATGTGCCGTATAGCTTTCTACAAAGTTCCGCTCGTATTTAAAGAGTTTATCAAAGGTCTTTTCTGCCTTTTCAAAAAACAGGTCGCGTTCAAAGCCCCGCTTGACTGGGCTGCCGTTCAAGATGACCTCGGAGGCTTTGTGAGAACTTCCTGGGGATAAACTGAGCGTGTTGGTTACATCCTTGCGGCTAACAATGATATGTACATGGGTCTGAAGTCCCTGCTTTTTCATTCCCTGCACGACCATCTTGCCATTGATGTGGTGTGGGGCTTCTGCCTTGAGCTGTTCGATGGTTTTTTGTATGACTTGACTGTTGCCCTCCAACTCCCCTCTTCTGATTTTCACTAGGTCATTTTCCAGTTTTACAATTTGTGACCTAAAAGGTTGGTTCTCCTTTATTTCCCTATCAAAGCCTTTATAGGTACGTTCGTACTCTATCTTGGCATAGTATTTTATACTGTCCACCGATATGGGCGTCTCCCTATAAAAGGAACTGGCGTAGTCCTTCATGGTTTCCCTGACATACTGCCGTAGTTTTTCTGGGTCATTGTCGATATGCTTCAGTTCCCTTTGGCTTGGACTTATAGTGAGGGAATAAAACTTGGGCTCGTTTTTTCTGAGCTTGGCGGTATTACCGTCGATGTCCTTGACGATGTGCTTGGGGGATACATGGTCGTTGTGCTGGTCAAAAAAGTGCTCTTGCACCTCAAGGGACTTGTCCCTGTTTTCCTTTTCCAGATAATCCACAAAATCGCCGCAGCTTTTTGAAAAGGTGGTGTCCATGTGTTGTTTGGTGATAGAGATGTACATAATTAACTGTTTTTGATTTCTTCTTTAAGGGACTCATATTCTTCCAAGGTCATATCCAGTTGAAGCTTGGGCTTCCCAAAACTACTTTTTACAATACGTACCTTGGAAAACAGGAGATCCTCAAATTGTTGTTTGGTCTCTTTTAAATCCCTTTGGAGGGTGTTCTTTTCTTTTCTCAGTTCGATGGCTTCCAACGACGTGGCAAAGAAAGGGTCAGGCTTGATGTCCTGTTTGACCTCGACCAAACGGGGCTGTTTATGTTTGGGAGGTGTTTGCTCGAACAACAATTGTAGCATCGCCGTCGTCGGCTGCGTCTGGTGCTTTTCGATATCCTTGACAATTGAGATGAGCGCATTGATGCGCTTTTTGATATTTGCTTCCATGCCCCGCATGTTGGGGCCCAGGTCGGACATGGGGGACAGTTGGTAGGTATCGAAAAAGTCCATCATATGATCCAGGGTTTCGGTATAAGAGCCTCCAACTTTGGCACAAAAACCCTTGAACCGCTCTACGGTGTCCTTATGGAAATTGATGCTTAAAAATCGGCGTTTCATTTGTTTATGTTATGGTCTTTTCCTTGATTATGTTAATGCGACCCAGTATTTATAGGGGTCTCCAAAGGCATTAACATAATTCTGGTGTTTGTTCCAAGGAACAAACAGGATTTTAAACGTATTAAACAACTGATTTACAGTTATTTATAAAATTATAAGATAACGCAATGCCGCTTTAGCGCATTGCCCTCTTGCTATACCTTTTCGTCCCGCTAGCGGGACAAAATATTCTACAACCTGACTAAAAAAAGTCAGTTGCTTTTTCCTATGTTGCTGTTCTTTTAAAGTTATTAGATTAGGTTGTAAAATTCAAACCCAAATTGGTTTCAAATGGTTCGTTTTGAAACCAAAAAATATGATTTCCAATAAAACCTCAAATTGGAACGTCAGATTTTCAAAATAATCAGGATAAATTGCAAAAAAAAAGACCCCATATCCAATGGAGTCTTTAGGTTTATTTAATCCAATAATCATATATTGAACACGTACTTATAATTATATAGATTCCGTGTTGCTTCTTCTTCCAATAATTCATCATAATCCAATTGATTCTCTTGGGCGTACTTTTTCAAATCATGTCCAAACCTGTTTTCGATATCTTTCTTGGATATGGAAAGTAGATGGTTTTGTGTTTGTGCATCAAGGTTATTATAATTAAGATATACCATAATTTGTAGTTTTAAATTATAACAAACCATTATCTGAAAAGCTGTAATAATCACCATTTGGAACAACGATGATATGGTCCAGTACCTTTACATCAAAGAAAGCAGCTGCGTTCTTTATTTTTTCGGTGAGTTGTTTGTCCGCTTCACTGGGCATCAATTTTCCGCTCGGATGGCTGTGCGATAAAATCACCCCTACCGAAAGGGATTTTAAAATAACCGCAAATAAAATGCGTATATCCACTAATGTACCTGTAATACCTCCTATTGATAATTGATAGATGCCCTTGATTTTATTGGAGTTGTTCAATAACAATACTTTAAAGGATTCCTGTACCTCAATGGTGTTTTTGTCCCATGTTTCAAAAAGTAGTCTTCCTGCATCGGCTGAACTTTTGATGCTAGGGGATTTTGAAAGGGCGATGTTTTCTTTGTAACTTATCCGTATTTCGTTAACTTTGTTTTTCATTGTTCTTTTCTTTAGAGATTAATAATGAAAAGAGGGCACATACTATTTGAAAACTGGTTTTAGTGCCCTCTTTATTTTTTTTATTCATTGCTTCCAAGTAGCAATATTTCACTCACTATCACTTCGGTCACATAGCGTCTTGTGCCGTTCTTGTCCGCATAACTTCTTGAGGTTAATTTACCTTCAAGTGCCACTTCTTTTCCTTTGTCCACATATTTTTCAATAATATTTGCCGTTTTGCCCCAAGCCACAATCGTGTGCCATTGGGTGTCCTGTTGTTTCTCTCCTTTTGAATCTTCGTAAAATTCATTGGTAGCAATTGAAAACTTAGTGACTTTCTTTCCGCTTTCAAGATTTGTAGTTTCTGGCTCGTTCCCAACGTTGCCAATTAACTGTACTTTGTTTTTTAGAGTACTCATAATTAAAAAATTTAAGGGTTAATATTGACCTCTCTGAACCCTTCAGAAAGGCTTTGTTATTGATTTACTTAGTATATCCAGAGCGTTTTCCTTCTTTTGTTTTTTTAACTTGTGTTCCGCTTCCTTTTTATTGATTTTGTATGATTTCATAAGATTCATTTTAGATTTACTTCCCATAGAGCCGACGCTGTTACCTTTTTTT is a window from the Pseudalgibacter alginicilyticus genome containing:
- a CDS encoding helix-turn-helix domain-containing protein — encoded protein: METATKPNHIGRKISRIRELRGMKQEALADALNISQQAVSKIEQSPDIEDDKLEQIAKALGVTSEAIKNYSDEAVFNYFSNFYDNSTGQVYNNNCTFNPLDKLMESHDENKKLYERLLQAEQDKITYLEKLLKEK
- a CDS encoding type IV secretory system conjugative DNA transfer family protein — its product is MTTPVLIISIYSSLIALMAIGYRYMRFAYGFHALGLFMIGYLLYLQHPDKLMALLGYWFLPLIIIKNILFVWIRPVWEQPKTQRKYFMKIKVKNGTIKLRNIRRGASVIGSAGSGKTESVVYNMLKHFQQYQFCGLIHDYKHFEITEMAYPLYKESNRPFHIISFDDIYAKVNPIAPRYVEDEESVNEVSRVLLENLLEQRESIASGSSKFFNDAVEGLLGGLIWKLKTAHPKYCTLPHLIATYQYLDTDSLIDFLSSDYTSKAMANAFISGRDSERQTAGVMSTLANALKKISTQRIFMTLSADEVPLDINNPKNPAVVSIVNNPKFETAYSPVIATIIHTMTKQMSIRHRESSFILMEEAPTIRLLNMHRIPATLRSYDISTVYVMQDKTQNDMMYGDKASRAILSNLSYQFFGKANDPDTAKYYERFFEIVKRPTTTISKSQNSLDFDSRISTGEKEVSKIRSDVFFRLKEGEFISFADGKDRKVQFKMPNITRALPPPIHCYNDAEIQANFERIHLEVRQLFQLKS
- the mobB gene encoding MobB family relaxase, with translation MYISITKQHMDTTFSKSCGDFVDYLEKENRDKSLEVQEHFFDQHNDHVSPKHIVKDIDGNTAKLRKNEPKFYSLTISPSQRELKHIDNDPEKLRQYVRETMKDYASSFYRETPISVDSIKYYAKIEYERTYKGFDREIKENQPFRSQIVKLENDLVKIRRGELEGNSQVIQKTIEQLKAEAPHHINGKMVVQGMKKQGLQTHVHIIVSRKDVTNTLSLSPGSSHKASEVILNGSPVKRGFERDLFFEKAEKTFDKLFKYERNFVESYTAHKMYNKEPYKFYAHLMSLPTNEKSAAFKMMGKAGIHVPNLNIPTNQVQLALKAFKQLKKTIDVAKNASSIGI
- a CDS encoding BfmA/BtgA family mobilization protein codes for the protein MKRRFLSINFHKDTVERFKGFCAKVGGSYTETLDHMMDFFDTYQLSPMSDLGPNMRGMEANIKKRINALISIVKDIEKHQTQPTTAMLQLLFEQTPPKHKQPRLVEVKQDIKPDPFFATSLEAIELRKEKNTLQRDLKETKQQFEDLLFSKVRIVKSSFGKPKLQLDMTLEEYESLKEEIKNS
- a CDS encoding JAB domain-containing protein, with translation MKNKVNEIRISYKENIALSKSPSIKSSADAGRLLFETWDKNTIEVQESFKVLLLNNSNKIKGIYQLSIGGITGTLVDIRILFAVILKSLSVGVILSHSHPSGKLMPSEADKQLTEKIKNAAAFFDVKVLDHIIVVPNGDYYSFSDNGLL
- a CDS encoding single-stranded DNA-binding protein, which encodes MSTLKNKVQLIGNVGNEPETTNLESGKKVTKFSIATNEFYEDSKGEKQQDTQWHTIVAWGKTANIIEKYVDKGKEVALEGKLTSRSYADKNGTRRYVTEVIVSEILLLGSNE